In Candidatus Berkelbacteria bacterium, the following are encoded in one genomic region:
- a CDS encoding glycosyltransferase family 4 protein, whose amino-acid sequence MNARVLMLLSNPFNPDERVMREATALGKAGCEVTILAWDREGRFPQDEVFPHFRVERLRYRSPYGTAAMGKLVVFNLKLFWRIFRHPSEIIHCHDFDTLLPGYFAGRLSGRKVVYDAHEYYGGMVRGISQSGFITRLSRLVDGVEAFLVRHVDAVITVVPWLLERYESLGARRTITIYNAKDLKQPSQDAPEVKALRTKLGLKAGDFVYLYAGLYDQRRALDLQIAAFKKPKFRSLNLVTVGFERDLTIKELKAKAGASPNIKILPGVPVTQFWPYLAVASAVDVIHNPSDPNFVISMPNKFFEAVAAGRPMITTEGLFIADLVKKHRAGLVIPFNDQAAFEKALDELSTDHELYHKLANGAQQLGEREYNWATNEERLVKFYRDLQKKVAK is encoded by the coding sequence ATGAATGCGCGGGTTTTGATGCTCCTGAGTAATCCGTTCAACCCCGACGAGCGGGTGATGCGCGAGGCAACGGCCCTGGGGAAGGCTGGCTGCGAGGTGACAATCTTAGCCTGGGATCGTGAAGGTCGTTTTCCTCAAGATGAGGTCTTCCCCCATTTTAGAGTAGAGCGCTTGCGCTACCGCTCCCCCTACGGCACCGCCGCAATGGGCAAACTTGTGGTCTTTAACCTCAAACTCTTTTGGCGGATCTTTCGCCACCCCAGCGAGATCATCCATTGCCACGATTTCGATACCCTACTGCCCGGCTACTTCGCCGGCCGTCTTAGCGGTCGGAAAGTCGTCTATGACGCCCATGAATATTACGGCGGCATGGTACGCGGCATCAGTCAGAGCGGGTTCATCACGAGGTTGAGCCGGTTGGTCGACGGGGTTGAAGCTTTCTTAGTCCGTCACGTTGATGCGGTTATCACTGTCGTGCCGTGGCTGCTTGAGCGCTACGAGAGCCTTGGAGCGCGGCGAACGATAACGATCTATAACGCTAAAGACTTAAAGCAGCCTTCCCAGGACGCCCCCGAAGTTAAGGCCCTGCGTACCAAGCTCGGTCTCAAGGCGGGCGACTTTGTTTATCTGTACGCCGGTCTCTACGATCAGCGAAGAGCGCTAGATCTACAGATTGCTGCCTTCAAGAAGCCAAAATTTCGCTCGTTAAACCTGGTCACAGTTGGCTTCGAACGCGACTTAACGATTAAAGAACTTAAAGCAAAGGCCGGCGCCTCGCCAAACATCAAGATTCTTCCCGGCGTCCCAGTGACCCAGTTCTGGCCGTACTTGGCCGTCGCTTCAGCAGTCGATGTCATCCATAACCCCAGCGACCCAAATTTTGTTATCTCGATGCCAAATAAGTTCTTTGAAGCGGTTGCGGCTGGCAGGCCGATGATTACAACGGAGGGGTTGTTCATTGCTGACCTAGTTAAGAAGCACCGAGCTGGCTTAGTCATACCTTTCAACGACCAGGCAGCTTTCGAAAAAGCGCTCGATGAGCTCAGCACAGATCATGAGCTTTATCACAAGCTTGCCAATGGGGCGCAACAACTTGGCGAACGCGAATACAACTGGGCGACAAACGAGGAGCGCTTAGTGAAGTTCTACCGAGACTTACAGAAGAAAGTTGCTAAATAA